One Megalops cyprinoides isolate fMegCyp1 chromosome 4, fMegCyp1.pri, whole genome shotgun sequence genomic window carries:
- the LOC118776421 gene encoding endoplasmic reticulum chaperone BiP yields the protein MRLLCVLVLVAASVFAEDDEKKESVGTVVGIDLGTTYSCVGVFKNGRVEIIANDQGNRITPSYVAFTTEGERLIGDAAKNQLTSNPENTVFDAKRLIGRTWSDPSVQQDIKYLPFKVVEKKSKPHIQVDIGGGQMKTFAPEEISAMVLTKMKETAEAYLGKKVTHAVVTVPAYFNDAQRQATKDAGVIAGLNVMRIINEPTAAAIAYGLDKKDGEKNILVFDLGGGTFDVSLLTIDNGVFEVVATNGDTHLGGEDFDQRVMEHFIKLYKKKTGKDVRKDNRAVQKLRREVEKAKRALSAQHQARIEIESFFEGEDFSETLTRAKFEELNMDLFRSTMKPVQKVLEDADLKKSDIDEIVLVGGSTRIPKIQQLVKEFFNGKEPSRGINPDEAVAYGAAVQAGVLSGEEDTGDLVLLDVCPLTLGIETVGGVMTKLIPRNTVVPTKKSQIFSTASDNQPTVTIKVYEGERPLTKDNHLLGTFDLTGIPPAPRGVPQIEVTFEIDVNGILRVTAEDKGTGNKNKITITNDQNRLTPEDIERMVNDAERFADEDRKLKERIDARNELESYAYSLKNQVGDKEKLGGKLSSEDKEAIEKAVEEKIEWLESHQDADLEEFQAKKKELEEVVQPIVSKLYGSAGGPPPEGGEDDEQADKDEL from the exons ATGAGGCTTCTGTGCGTGTTGGTGCTGGTGGCCGCCAGCGTGTTCGCGGAAGACGACGAGAAGAAGGAAAGCGTGGGGACCGTGGTGGGAATCGATCTGGGCACCACGTACTCCTG CGTCGGTGTGTTCAAGAACGGTCGTGTTGAGATTATCGCCAATGATCAGGGGAACCGCATCACGCCATCATACGTGGCCTTCACCACCGAGGGCGAGCGTCTGATCGGAGACGCCGCCAAGAACCAGCTGACCTCCAACCCGGAGAACACCGTGTTCGATGCCAAGCGCCTGATCGGACGCACCTGGAGCGACCCCTCCGTCCAGCAGGACATCAAGTACCTGCCTTTCAAG GTGGTTGAGAAGAAGAGCAAGCCTCACATCCAGGTGGACATCGGCGGCGGCCAGATGAAGACCTTTGCCCCTGAAGAGATCTCTGCCATGGTGCTGACCAAGATGAAGGAGACCGCCGAGGCCTACCTGGGCAAGAAG GTCACACACGCCGTGGTCACTGTCCCTGCCTACTTCAACGATGCTCAGCGCCAGGCCACTAAAGATGCCGGGGTCATCGCCGGGCTGAATGTGATGAGGATCATCAACGAGCC AACTGCCGCCGCTATTGCCTACGGCCTGGACAAGAAGGACGGCGAGAAGAACATCCTGGTGTTCGACCTGGGCGGCGGCACCTTCGACGTGTCCCTGCTGACTATCGACAATGGCGTCTTCGAGGTGGTGGCCACCAACGGGGACACGCACCTGGGCGGCGAGGACTTCGACCAGCGCGTTATGGAGCACTTCATCAAGCTGTACAAGAAGAAGACGGGCAAGGACGTGCGCAAGGACAACCGCGCCGTGCAGAAGCTGCGTCGTGAGGTGGAGAAGGCCAAGCGCGCCCTGTCCGCTCAGCACCAGGCCCGCATCGAGATCGAGTCCTTCTTTGAGGGCGAGGACTTCTCCGAGACTCTCACCCGCGCCAAGTTTGAGGAGCTCAACATG GACCTGTTCCGCTCCACCATGAAGCCTGTGCAGAAGGTGCTGGAAGACGCTGACCTGAAGAAGTCCGACATTGATGAGATTGTGCTGGTTGGCGGCTCCACCCGCATCCCTAAGATCCAGCAGCTGGTGAAGGAGTTCTTCAACGGCAAGGAGCCGTCCCGAGGCATCAACCCCGATGAGGCCGTGGCGTACGGGGCTGCCGTGCAGGCTGGAGTGCTCTCTGGAGAGGAGGACACAG GTGACCTGGTTCTGCTGGACGTTTGCCCCCTGACACTGGGTATTGAGACTGTGGGCGGAGTCATGACCAAGTTGATCCCCAGAAACACTGTGGTCCCCACCAAGAAGTCCCAGATCTTCTCCACCGCCTCTGACAACCAGCCCACCGTCACCATCAAGGTCTATGAAG gtgAGCGCCCCCTGACCAAAGACAACCACCTGCTGGGCACCTTCGACCTGACGGGCATCCCCCCCGCACCCCGCGGTGTCCCCCAGATCGAGGTGACCTTCGAGATCGACGTGAACGGCATCCTTAGGGTGACGGCTGAGGACAAGGGCACCGGCAACAAGAACAAGATCACCATCACCAACGACCAGAACCGGCTGACGCCCGAGGACATCGAGCGCATGGTGAACGACGCCGAGCGCTTCGCTGATGAGGACCGCAAGCTGAAGGAGCGCATCGACGCCCGCAACGAGCTGGAGAGCTACGCCTACTCGCTCAAGAACCAGGTGGGCGACAAGGAGAAGCTGGGGGGCAAGCTGTCATCCGAGGACAAGGAGGCCATCGAGAAGGCGGTGGAGGAGAAGATCGAGTGGCTGGAGTCGCACCAGGACGCCGACCTGGAGGAGTTCCAGGCCAagaagaaggagctggaggaggtggtgcaGCCCATCGTCAGCAAGCTATACGGCAGCGCGGGGGGCCCACCccctgagggaggggaggacGACGAGCAGGCCGACAAAGACGAGTTGTAG